A DNA window from Mycoplasmopsis pullorum contains the following coding sequences:
- a CDS encoding segregation/condensation protein A codes for MNNYDIKLDDFDGPLDLLLSLVQDKKIDILQVNLVELATQYLNIINNLKENDIDIAGDYLVMAATLVQLKAKMILSDPVEKVQVEEDKNLILQRLAEYQEFKKISQALREQETFRKDIFIKTMSDLDDYIVDKDDTKLDGHSNPLKLIVTLRKMFERVYAQNLRVTKLKTFNLTAKDQEFYIRDLFKNRDEVSFEEVFSVPSLNHFVITLLALLDLSRKQEIVIQQDSQFDKIKLFKGPEYER; via the coding sequence ATGAATAATTACGACATTAAATTAGACGATTTTGATGGTCCTTTGGACTTGCTTTTAAGTCTGGTTCAAGATAAAAAAATTGACATTTTACAAGTTAATTTAGTTGAATTAGCAACTCAATATTTAAACATTATTAATAATTTAAAAGAAAATGATATTGACATTGCTGGTGACTACCTTGTTATGGCTGCGACTTTAGTGCAGTTAAAAGCGAAAATGATCTTAAGCGATCCGGTTGAAAAAGTTCAAGTCGAAGAAGATAAAAATTTGATTCTTCAACGTTTAGCGGAATATCAAGAATTCAAAAAAATTTCACAAGCTTTACGTGAACAAGAAACATTCCGTAAGGATATTTTCATTAAAACGATGAGCGATTTAGATGATTATATTGTTGATAAAGATGATACTAAATTAGATGGTCACTCAAATCCATTAAAATTAATTGTTACATTAAGAAAAATGTTTGAGCGTGTTTATGCACAAAATTTACGTGTGACAAAATTAAAAACATTCAACTTAACAGCTAAAGATCAAGAATTTTACATTCGCGATTTATTTAAAAACCGTGATGAAGTTAGTTTTGAAGAAGTTTTTAGTGTTCCATCGCTTAATCACTTTGTTATTACTTTGCTTGCATTATTAGATTTATCACGTAAACAAGAAATTGTAATTCAACAAGATTCACAATTTGACAAAATAAAATTATTTAAAGGACCTGAATATGAAAGATAA
- a CDS encoding lysophospholipid acyltransferase family protein has product MSLIILKKILFGPIWLIRMMRINSQARKYRRTPDMLTEQQRNDFLLKYAKKLLKLYRVKVEVQGYDNLPNNGGVILTPNHKSNADALIMLQALEKQSYEQSEVNKIPTFIAKQELLKKRLIRNAMSLIDTFAIDRNNFRQSLEVLGEFGRFVKMNKTYGVIFPEGTRVSTPNELGEFKGGAFKVAQNEFLQVVPVTISNSSEAFNSKRAKKLVVTVTFHKPIKPMDFIGQEPKAVGERVRKIVESEIK; this is encoded by the coding sequence ATGAGTCTAATTATTTTAAAGAAAATTTTGTTTGGTCCAATTTGACTAATCAGAATGATGAGAATCAACTCTCAAGCACGTAAGTATCGTCGTACACCAGATATGTTAACCGAACAACAAAGAAATGATTTTTTACTAAAATATGCCAAAAAATTATTAAAGTTGTACCGTGTTAAAGTCGAAGTTCAAGGTTACGACAATCTTCCAAATAATGGTGGAGTGATTTTAACACCAAACCATAAATCAAATGCTGATGCTTTAATTATGCTACAAGCACTTGAAAAACAATCATACGAACAATCTGAAGTGAATAAAATTCCAACTTTTATTGCTAAACAAGAATTATTAAAGAAAAGATTAATTCGTAATGCAATGTCATTAATTGATACTTTTGCAATTGACCGTAACAACTTCCGTCAAAGTTTGGAAGTGCTTGGTGAATTCGGTAGATTTGTTAAAATGAACAAAACTTATGGAGTTATTTTTCCAGAAGGAACACGTGTAAGTACTCCAAATGAACTCGGAGAATTTAAAGGTGGAGCTTTCAAAGTTGCACAAAATGAATTTTTACAAGTGGTACCTGTTACAATTTCAAATTCTTCAGAAGCATTCAATTCAAAAAGAGCAAAAAAATTAGTTGTTACAGTTACTTTCCACAAACCAATTAAACCAATGGACTTTATCGGACAAGAACCTAAAGCGGTTGGTGAACGTGTACGTAAAATTGTTGAGAGCGAAATAAAATAA
- a CDS encoding amidase family protein → MKVLGNVSKALQELKNDNNNTIAYVYENPESANESGKLANAVFTIKDVFATNDAPTQASSKILEGFNPHYNATVVQKLIDAGAIKVAKVHNDELALGGTGTFSAFGLITNPYDSTRLVGGSSSGSVATLTKNVSFALGSDTGDSVRLPASYNGVVGFKPSYGAISRYGMFAYASSLDTVSFFSHNVDDLNNILSCVYGVDTKDMTSVMVPMSDNVSPIKPLKVAWLDVSDKLEKFVADEYTKLIDKLNSLDIQVTKIDVNDTLLRAIKPVYDIVSYSEASSNLSNLNGIAFGQRKDGETWSEIMTNTRSAGFGKMVQRRLVLGNYYLYSENQAEIFIKAQKVRRVIRDYLNDLHQNYDVVIFPASADVAPKIDASLNKSHDYMDFILTGSNLGGNPSITIPWIQTSDNLFVNLALDAQIYHDEKLIGIAKYFENILGGVDEK, encoded by the coding sequence ATGAAAGTTTTAGGAAATGTATCTAAAGCACTTCAAGAATTAAAAAACGACAATAATAATACTATTGCTTATGTTTATGAAAATCCCGAATCAGCCAATGAAAGTGGTAAATTAGCAAATGCTGTTTTTACAATTAAAGATGTTTTTGCTACCAATGATGCTCCTACTCAAGCTTCAAGCAAAATCTTAGAGGGATTTAATCCACATTATAATGCGACTGTGGTACAAAAACTAATTGATGCAGGTGCAATCAAGGTTGCAAAAGTCCACAATGATGAGCTTGCACTTGGTGGAACTGGGACTTTTTCTGCTTTTGGACTTATCACTAATCCGTACGATTCTACAAGACTAGTAGGTGGTTCTTCAAGTGGTTCGGTTGCGACATTAACTAAAAATGTTTCGTTCGCACTTGGTAGTGACACTGGGGACAGTGTGCGACTTCCAGCGTCATATAATGGTGTAGTTGGTTTTAAACCTAGCTATGGTGCAATTTCACGTTATGGTATGTTTGCGTACGCTTCTTCGCTTGATACAGTATCTTTTTTCTCGCATAATGTTGATGATTTGAATAATATTTTATCTTGCGTTTATGGTGTGGACACTAAAGATATGACAAGTGTTATGGTACCAATGAGCGACAATGTCAGTCCTATTAAGCCGCTGAAAGTTGCTTGATTAGATGTGTCGGATAAGCTTGAAAAATTTGTCGCTGATGAGTATACAAAATTAATTGATAAATTAAATTCTTTAGATATTCAAGTAACTAAAATTGATGTTAACGATACACTTTTACGTGCAATTAAACCAGTTTATGATATTGTTTCGTACTCTGAAGCAAGTTCGAACTTATCAAATTTAAACGGTATCGCTTTTGGACAACGTAAAGATGGTGAAACTTGAAGCGAAATTATGACCAACACACGTAGTGCCGGATTTGGTAAAATGGTCCAAAGACGTTTGGTACTTGGTAACTATTATTTATACAGTGAAAATCAAGCTGAAATCTTTATCAAGGCTCAAAAAGTGCGTCGTGTAATTCGTGATTACTTAAATGATTTACATCAAAACTACGATGTGGTTATTTTCCCAGCATCAGCTGATGTCGCTCCAAAAATCGATGCATCATTAAATAAATCGCATGATTATATGGACTTTATTTTAACAGGTTCAAATTTAGGTGGTAATCCTTCAATTACTATTCCTTGAATCCAAACAAGTGATAATTTATTTGTTAATTTAGCTTTAGATGCTCAAATTTATCACGATGAAAAATTAATTGGTATTGCCAAGTACTTTGAAAACATTTTAGGAGGTGTTGATGAAAAATAA
- a CDS encoding MHO_4530 family protein — MIQLVILVSCVVSLILFLLFIAVFWIYYINLRVSTGVIIFKIDTLNHRVIRINEKSPLFPILFDARKLKFEPFNYISFSEFLNFFEVENQKDLKIYFEQNAVHRVSLKLQLNMNLYKRLTFFERILFKIDSRTKRLENTICELRVFPQDDGIFICNINWRINNDHNSKKIEFVNAKNNTMQKLVRGPFLALTLLKKPFFFVNEILNSDIEQILDRFGLKLNRVQLYSKDGIIMILFKKTFLTNIKKINSIVKNLNENSLYEKMVDCASVIEFKRMIDLDDFENLVNQSKYTLYNIKNNKLSNEFYYFKPKDVYKPEFVEFVSLYNTFRNKNLTSDFLLIKNSIVNYESKNKTKNNVFSVWINGMSKDVIEFFLKIPYLVYLYEPLWINKIISKEKEIEIGKLASRIIVKISQENFMKLSNYDTSSKITYLIYSFDNLFNYEELKKKIKILRENSISCAVYVKRINKPLMNFLGSSNLKAIVISEQISKKINDESTFFDCVNIYQIAQSNKISLFYELENFALDKYIVKKTGIYAAYLPQFSKIKLENT; from the coding sequence ATGATTCAGTTAGTAATTTTAGTTAGTTGCGTCGTTTCATTAATTTTATTTTTACTTTTTATAGCTGTATTTTGAATTTACTATATCAACTTAAGAGTATCCACAGGTGTAATTATTTTTAAAATAGACACTTTAAACCACCGTGTGATTCGTATTAACGAGAAAAGTCCATTATTTCCAATTCTTTTTGATGCACGTAAACTGAAATTTGAACCTTTTAATTACATTAGTTTTAGCGAATTTTTAAACTTTTTCGAAGTTGAAAATCAAAAAGATTTAAAGATTTATTTTGAACAAAATGCTGTTCATCGTGTTAGTTTGAAATTGCAACTTAATATGAATTTGTACAAACGTTTAACTTTTTTTGAACGTATTTTATTCAAAATAGACTCTCGTACAAAAAGATTAGAAAATACTATTTGTGAATTAAGAGTTTTTCCACAAGATGACGGTATTTTTATCTGTAACATTAATTGACGAATTAACAATGATCATAATAGTAAAAAGATTGAATTTGTCAATGCTAAAAATAATACAATGCAAAAATTGGTTCGTGGTCCTTTTTTAGCTTTAACACTTCTAAAAAAACCTTTTTTCTTTGTTAATGAAATCTTAAATTCAGATATTGAACAAATTTTAGATCGTTTTGGTTTAAAGTTAAATCGAGTGCAATTGTACAGTAAAGACGGAATTATAATGATTCTGTTTAAAAAAACATTTTTAACCAATATCAAAAAGATTAATTCAATTGTTAAAAATCTTAACGAAAATAGTTTATATGAAAAAATGGTCGATTGTGCGAGTGTAATTGAATTTAAAAGAATGATTGATTTAGATGATTTTGAAAATTTAGTCAATCAGTCCAAATACACTTTATATAACATCAAAAACAATAAATTAAGTAACGAATTTTACTATTTTAAACCTAAAGATGTCTATAAACCTGAATTTGTTGAATTTGTTTCTCTATATAATACTTTTAGAAATAAAAATTTAACTAGTGATTTCTTATTAATTAAGAATTCAATTGTTAATTACGAATCTAAAAACAAAACCAAAAACAACGTTTTTTCAGTCTGAATCAACGGAATGAGCAAAGATGTAATTGAATTTTTTCTCAAAATACCATATTTAGTTTATTTATACGAACCTTTGTGAATTAATAAAATTATTTCAAAGGAAAAAGAAATTGAAATCGGTAAACTTGCGAGTCGGATTATTGTCAAAATTTCGCAAGAGAATTTTATGAAGTTAAGTAATTACGATACTTCAAGCAAAATAACTTATTTAATTTACTCATTTGATAATCTGTTTAATTATGAAGAATTAAAAAAGAAAATTAAAATTTTAAGAGAAAACTCAATTTCATGTGCTGTGTATGTTAAAAGAATAAACAAACCGCTAATGAATTTTTTAGGTTCTTCAAATTTAAAAGCGATAGTGATTAGTGAACAAATTAGTAAAAAAATCAATGATGAATCAACTTTTTTTGATTGCGTCAATATTTACCAAATCGCTCAATCAAACAAGATTAGTTTATTCTACGAATTAGAAAATTTTGCACTAGATAAATACATTGTTAAAAAAACAGGGATTTATGCAGCTTACTTACCGCAATTTTCTAAAATTAAACTTGAAAATACTTAA
- the scpB gene encoding SMC-Scp complex subunit ScpB, which translates to MKDKIIEALLYVFGDAGINLEQIQLTFSLNNHSEAKKVMNDFIKSYNSKDGGLKVVEFNGVYKLSTRESVKEYISKVVNTVSKQKLSNAAIEVAGIIAYKEPITRSQISKIRGVASDQVLNSLLLKGVVAEVGISPTPGHPVLYGVTNKFYDYFKIKDLSDLPKLSEFNFINVSDDEDEEVETNDFDLFASQREM; encoded by the coding sequence ATGAAAGATAAGATTATTGAAGCTCTTTTATATGTATTTGGTGATGCAGGAATTAATTTAGAACAAATTCAATTAACATTTTCACTAAATAATCATAGCGAAGCTAAAAAAGTAATGAATGACTTCATCAAAAGTTATAACTCAAAAGACGGCGGTCTTAAAGTTGTTGAATTCAATGGTGTTTATAAATTAAGTACTCGTGAATCTGTTAAAGAATACATCTCAAAAGTTGTAAATACAGTTTCAAAACAAAAACTTTCAAATGCAGCGATCGAAGTTGCCGGGATTATTGCGTATAAAGAACCAATAACCAGAAGTCAAATTTCTAAAATTCGTGGTGTTGCAAGCGACCAAGTGCTTAATAGCTTACTACTTAAAGGTGTAGTTGCCGAAGTTGGTATTTCACCAACACCGGGACATCCAGTTTTATATGGTGTTACCAATAAATTCTATGATTATTTCAAAATCAAAGATTTATCCGATTTACCAAAGTTAAGCGAATTCAATTTTATCAATGTTTCTGATGATGAAGATGAAGAAGTGGAAACGAATGATTTTGATTTATTTGCTAGTCAGAGAGAGATGTAA
- the gltX gene encoding glutamate--tRNA ligase translates to MKKVRTRYAPSPTGYLHIGGARTALFCYLFAKHFNGDFIFRLEDTDVKRNVVGGEESQLNNLAWLGIIPDESPLKPNPKYGNYRQSEKLDRYRAIADQLISQNLAYKAYDTSEELEQQKQESDAKGIPSFRYNPEWLQISEQERAQRESKGEYSIRLKMPKDQIYAWEDIVRGHIEFNSSDLADWVIYKSDGYPTYNFAVVVDDHDMEISHVLRGEEHIGNTPKQLAIYQALGWEAPQFGHLTIITNMEGQKLSKRDLTLKQFIEDYKNEGYAPEGVFNFLALLGWTSADAKELMTKEELIAHFDPSRLSKSPSKFDIKKMQWFSKQYIKNYDNSIIAKFINLDQVNFSDEWKDLFLDTYKQSAITMNEIAESLKMYLSANTQVKTEISDDDATVVRTFASLLSDSDFSVDSIQNAINKTQEITGAKGKKLFMPIRLATTYVEHGPELAKAIYLFGSEIILGRLKNDNWI, encoded by the coding sequence ATGAAAAAAGTAAGAACTAGATACGCACCAAGTCCAACCGGATATCTTCACATTGGTGGTGCTAGAACAGCGTTATTTTGTTATTTATTCGCTAAACATTTTAATGGTGATTTTATATTTAGACTCGAAGACACTGACGTAAAAAGAAACGTGGTTGGTGGTGAAGAAAGTCAATTAAATAATTTAGCATGATTAGGGATTATTCCTGATGAGAGTCCGCTTAAACCGAATCCAAAATACGGAAACTACCGTCAAAGTGAAAAACTTGATCGTTACCGTGCAATTGCTGATCAATTAATTTCTCAAAATTTAGCTTACAAAGCTTATGATACTTCTGAAGAATTAGAACAACAAAAACAAGAAAGCGACGCAAAAGGAATTCCATCATTTAGATATAATCCTGAGTGACTTCAAATTTCTGAACAAGAACGTGCACAACGTGAGTCAAAAGGTGAATATTCAATTCGTTTAAAAATGCCTAAAGATCAAATTTATGCATGAGAAGATATTGTGCGTGGACACATCGAATTTAACAGTAGTGATTTAGCTGATTGAGTTATTTACAAATCTGATGGATATCCAACTTACAATTTTGCTGTAGTTGTTGATGACCATGATATGGAAATTTCACACGTGCTACGTGGCGAAGAACACATTGGAAATACACCAAAACAATTAGCCATTTACCAAGCATTAGGTTGAGAAGCACCACAGTTTGGACACTTAACAATTATCACCAACATGGAAGGTCAAAAACTTTCAAAACGTGATTTAACTCTTAAACAATTCATTGAAGACTATAAAAATGAAGGATACGCACCTGAAGGTGTGTTCAACTTTTTAGCGTTATTAGGATGAACATCAGCTGATGCAAAAGAATTAATGACTAAAGAAGAATTAATTGCTCATTTTGATCCATCTCGTTTAAGTAAATCACCATCAAAATTTGATATTAAAAAAATGCAATGATTCTCAAAACAATACATCAAAAATTATGATAATTCAATCATTGCTAAGTTCATCAATTTAGATCAAGTTAACTTTAGTGATGAGTGAAAAGATTTATTTTTAGACACTTACAAACAAAGTGCAATCACAATGAACGAAATAGCTGAAAGTTTAAAAATGTATTTAAGTGCTAATACACAGGTAAAAACGGAAATTTCAGACGATGATGCAACTGTTGTACGTACTTTTGCTTCATTATTAAGTGACAGTGATTTTAGTGTCGATTCAATTCAAAATGCAATTAACAAAACTCAAGAAATTACCGGTGCAAAAGGTAAAAAATTATTTATGCCAATTCGTTTAGCAACCACTTATGTTGAACATGGACCTGAATTAGCAAAAGCTATTTACCTTTTTGGATCAGAAATTATTTTAGGACGTTTAAAAAATGACAATTGAATTTAA
- a CDS encoding ATP-dependent helicase has product MKVANNNLLEDLNSKQKEAVEYFDSPLRIVAGAGSGKTKVLTRKIAYLVNKLGIAPKEILAVTFTNKACNEMAIRIRQYCGNLTNELTIKTFHSLCALILREESRKIGLRSDFQILDEVDKKAILNEIYEKLDIQTNLISLSNMMNYISWAKNHHYSKSELKEALNSDEIIPKVYSLYNKKLRENKCLDFDDLILKVNDLFEAYPEVVQKWANKFKYILVDEFQDTSDLQYKIIKYLYNPEDAHITIVGDPDQTIYEWRGAEVDLILDFDQDFKDTKTIVLDINYRSTKKILRAANKLIKNNKFRFNKDLQTENPEGDDIEFFHAFSNEAEARWVVQKINELKKQKIQLKNIAILYRSNYYSRAFEEALINENINHKIFNGTKFFQRAEIKDSLAYLRVLYDGSDIAFERIINIPARGIGKSTLAKLKQFAQEKEMGLFECVLKHYKELPIKQSLIVKSIFPLLKDILTFRKALEKNKFSLVLLKFLEKIKYFEAIEQNVNMRGQATDNVRELIKSMETWEQKNPNKSLKDYLDMVSLMSAGDEYDDFSNYVSLMTVHSAKGLEFDNVFVVGMTEQIFPSYKGLNRDNSKDWMEEERRLAYVAITRAKKKLFITDSRGNLIGTDIPKETSRFVEEMGIDLNDVILAQSQTASVQDYDDEEVNNNIIPGDIISHTTFGEGQVLEVLGDTIVVEFVKDKKVKSLRKNHPAIKVIVSV; this is encoded by the coding sequence ATGAAAGTTGCTAATAACAATTTATTGGAAGATTTGAATTCCAAACAAAAAGAAGCTGTTGAATATTTTGATTCACCTTTACGTATTGTTGCTGGTGCTGGTAGTGGTAAAACAAAAGTTTTAACTAGAAAAATTGCTTATTTAGTAAATAAACTCGGTATTGCCCCGAAAGAAATTTTAGCAGTGACTTTTACTAATAAAGCTTGCAATGAAATGGCTATTAGAATTAGACAATATTGCGGAAATCTCACAAATGAATTAACAATTAAAACTTTTCACTCACTTTGTGCATTAATTTTGCGTGAAGAATCACGTAAAATCGGTCTAAGAAGTGATTTTCAAATTTTAGATGAAGTTGATAAAAAAGCGATTTTAAATGAAATTTATGAAAAATTAGACATTCAAACTAATTTAATCTCACTTTCGAACATGATGAATTACATTTCATGAGCAAAAAATCATCATTATTCAAAAAGTGAATTAAAAGAAGCTTTAAATTCTGATGAAATTATTCCAAAAGTTTACTCTTTATACAACAAAAAACTACGTGAAAATAAATGTTTAGACTTTGACGATTTAATCTTAAAAGTCAACGATTTATTTGAAGCTTATCCTGAAGTTGTTCAAAAATGAGCAAACAAATTCAAATATATTTTAGTTGACGAGTTTCAAGATACTTCAGATTTACAGTACAAAATTATTAAATACTTATACAACCCTGAAGATGCTCACATTACAATTGTTGGTGATCCAGACCAAACAATTTACGAATGACGTGGTGCTGAAGTAGATTTAATTTTAGACTTTGATCAAGATTTTAAAGATACTAAAACAATCGTTTTAGACATTAACTATCGTTCAACTAAGAAAATTTTACGTGCTGCAAACAAATTAATTAAAAACAATAAATTCCGTTTCAACAAAGACTTACAAACCGAAAACCCTGAAGGGGACGATATTGAATTTTTCCATGCTTTTAGCAACGAAGCGGAAGCTCGTTGAGTAGTCCAAAAAATCAACGAACTTAAAAAGCAAAAAATTCAACTTAAAAATATTGCAATTTTATATCGTTCAAATTATTATTCAAGAGCTTTTGAAGAGGCTTTAATCAACGAAAACATCAATCATAAAATTTTCAATGGTACCAAATTCTTCCAAAGAGCCGAAATTAAGGACTCACTCGCTTATTTACGTGTTTTGTATGATGGTTCAGATATTGCCTTTGAGAGAATAATTAATATTCCCGCTCGTGGAATTGGAAAAAGTACTTTGGCTAAATTAAAACAATTTGCTCAAGAAAAAGAGATGGGATTATTTGAATGTGTCCTTAAACACTACAAAGAATTACCAATCAAACAAAGTTTAATTGTCAAATCAATTTTTCCATTATTAAAGGACATTTTAACCTTTAGAAAAGCACTTGAAAAAAATAAATTCTCACTTGTTTTATTAAAATTCTTAGAAAAAATTAAATACTTCGAAGCAATCGAGCAAAACGTTAACATGCGTGGACAAGCAACTGATAACGTGCGTGAATTAATTAAGAGTATGGAAACTTGAGAGCAAAAAAATCCCAATAAATCACTTAAGGACTATTTAGATATGGTCTCGCTAATGAGTGCTGGGGACGAATATGATGACTTTTCAAATTATGTTTCATTAATGACTGTCCACTCGGCAAAGGGATTGGAATTCGATAATGTCTTTGTTGTAGGTATGACTGAACAAATTTTTCCAAGTTACAAAGGTTTAAATCGTGATAATAGTAAGGACTGAATGGAAGAAGAAAGAAGACTTGCCTATGTCGCTATTACACGTGCTAAAAAGAAATTATTCATTACCGATTCACGTGGTAATTTAATTGGTACAGATATACCAAAAGAAACCTCTCGCTTCGTCGAGGAGATGGGGATTGATTTAAATGATGTTATCTTAGCTCAATCACAAACCGCAAGCGTGCAAGACTATGATGATGAAGAAGTAAACAACAACATTATCCCCGGGGACATTATCTCTCACACCACCTTTGGAGAGGGACAAGTATTAGAGGTTTTAGGGGACACTATTGTTGTTGAGTTTGTTAAAGATAAAAAAGTAAAATCATTGCGTAAAAACCATCCAGCAATAAAAGTGATTGTGTCGGTTTAA
- a CDS encoding 4'-phosphopantetheinyl transferase superfamily protein yields MIGVDLAKISRFANLTDAFIQRFLHLEEYEIYQNITNEKQKQIFLAKIWAIKEAIFKSDNSYSHFDQVKLDITDKGVKHPNFWISISHEEDFLVAFVMKKE; encoded by the coding sequence ATGATTGGCGTTGATCTTGCTAAAATTAGTCGTTTTGCAAATTTAACAGACGCTTTCATTCAACGTTTTTTACATTTAGAAGAATACGAAATTTATCAAAACATTACAAATGAAAAACAAAAGCAAATATTTTTAGCCAAAATTTGAGCTATCAAAGAAGCGATTTTTAAAAGTGACAACAGCTATAGTCACTTTGATCAAGTTAAATTGGACATCACTGATAAAGGAGTTAAGCATCCAAATTTTTGAATCAGTATTTCACATGAAGAAGATTTCTTAGTAGCTTTTGTAATGAAAAAGGAGTAA
- a CDS encoding Asp-tRNA(Asn)/Glu-tRNA(Gln) amidotransferase subunit GatC, which produces MKQITREKLIEIAHALMLEPTEEVLNGILLDWEELQKNLMLLKQIDTHEVQPMTHINETYFVDFLREDKVDTSYSISKQEILSNAHESDSDYIITKKVVK; this is translated from the coding sequence ATGAAACAAATTACTAGAGAAAAATTAATTGAAATTGCACATGCATTAATGCTCGAACCTACTGAAGAAGTGTTAAATGGTATTTTGCTCGATTGAGAAGAATTACAAAAAAATTTAATGTTATTAAAACAAATTGATACACATGAAGTTCAACCAATGACACATATTAATGAGACCTATTTTGTAGACTTTTTAAGAGAAGATAAAGTTGATACTTCGTATTCAATTTCAAAACAAGAAATTTTAAGCAACGCACATGAATCGGATTCAGACTATATCATTACTAAAAAGGTGGTTAAATAA
- a CDS encoding pseudouridine synthase family protein, giving the protein MTLSKIRATQNDHGRKLIKVLMKYFPSVPTWRLERLFRKKDIKINNQRNFSKDYVVQQGDEIWVYGLEQSEILDQEITKSKKRDFKVVYEDQNILIVDKKAGVVMHSNDDSLDSQIMDYLKFTPNDSFTISHIGRLDKETSGLVIYAKNYQILQELTNKNAIVKTYVYKADRLGRDLRVEGFLTKDDVKQKMIFSTNKKSDKSQRCSTYFFESNTKQFAQIKTGRKHQIRATLFYLGTPIYGDLKYGGKKADRLMLHAYTLKLQKLSDQFAYLNNQEFISEVKW; this is encoded by the coding sequence ATGACTTTATCAAAAATTAGAGCAACACAAAACGACCACGGAAGAAAATTAATCAAAGTTTTAATGAAATATTTTCCGAGCGTTCCAACTTGAAGATTGGAACGTCTTTTTCGTAAAAAAGATATAAAAATTAACAACCAACGAAATTTTTCAAAAGATTATGTCGTACAACAAGGCGATGAAATTTGAGTTTATGGACTAGAGCAAAGTGAAATTTTAGACCAAGAAATTACAAAATCAAAAAAAAGAGATTTTAAAGTAGTTTATGAAGATCAAAATATTCTGATTGTAGACAAAAAAGCTGGTGTGGTGATGCACTCAAACGATGATTCATTAGATTCGCAAATCATGGATTATTTAAAATTTACACCAAATGATAGTTTCACAATTTCACACATTGGACGTTTGGACAAAGAAACCAGCGGACTAGTTATTTATGCTAAAAATTATCAAATTTTGCAAGAATTAACTAATAAAAACGCAATTGTTAAAACTTACGTTTATAAAGCGGACCGTCTTGGACGTGATTTAAGAGTTGAGGGGTTTTTAACTAAAGATGATGTTAAACAAAAAATGATTTTTTCAACTAATAAAAAAAGTGATAAATCACAACGTTGCAGTACATACTTTTTTGAAAGTAACACAAAACAATTTGCACAAATTAAAACCGGTCGCAAGCATCAAATTCGTGCAACTTTATTCTATTTAGGTACACCAATTTATGGTGATTTAAAATATGGTGGTAAGAAAGCGGATCGTCTAATGTTGCATGCATACACACTAAAATTACAAAAATTAAGTGATCAATTTGCTTATTTAAATAATCAAGAATTTATTAGCGAAGTGAAATGATAG